A genomic window from Yarrowia lipolytica chromosome 1D, complete sequence includes:
- a CDS encoding uncharacterized protein (Compare to YALI0D20020g, similar to Saccharomyces cerevisiae YDR282C; ancestral locus Anc_5.291, similar to uniprot|Q05648 Saccharomyces cerevisiae YDR282C): MRRFSTSVWQYTRASELGVKVKSFQSSKQALRRLPSKKPQTQTPSPQTLQPCTTISTCESYNLPKTVELLHNEGFLQSSILLPGEVAHVEYPYEAGKIADVLVLANGSVVSWGMNESETEDKIVAMLKGAERRPYKHHESEDVDFVVENMPNEDNSQPMTEAPEATSNDDPAGHKSYMKGETIILRGPEKKMLLDKVAFSSGLARSTKLAALEESLERYIDSLKMLTDHLATGEKLRVTEREVLTKTGQLLQLRGQLNLYSELIETPDLYWSEPELERLYALISKNLDIGPRIGILNRKLDYASEVVAILKAHMAEKQSVRLEWMIIVLIMIEVGFECIHFWEKYRTKDDVKVEIKVPDTYYPSA; the protein is encoded by the coding sequence ATGCGCCGCTTCTCAACGTCAGTGTGGCAATATACCCGGGCTTCCGAGCTCGGAGTCAAAGTGAAATCCTTCCAGTCGTCCAAACAGGCCCTTCGACGTCTCCCCTCAAAGAAACcccagacacagacaccctCACCTCAGACCCTACAGCCCTGtaccaccatctccacctgTGAGTCGTACAACTTGCCCAAGACCGTCGAGCTGTTGCACAATGAGGGCTTCTTGCAGTCGTCTATACTGCTGCCCGGAGAAGTCGCCCATGTCGAATATCCCTACGAGGCAGGCAAGATTGCCGATGTGCTGGTGCTCGCTAACGGATCAGTGGTATCCTGGGGCATGAACGAGTCCGAAACCGAAGACAAGATTGTGGCTATGCTCAAGGGGGCCGAGAGACGACCTTACAAGCACCACGAGTCTGAAGACGTCGATTTCGTCGTCGAAAACATGCCCAACGAGGACAACTCGCAGCCAATGACAGAGGCACCGGAAGCTACTTCTAACGATGACCCTGCGGGACACAAGTCGTACATGAAGGGTGAGACGATTATATTGCGTGGcccggagaagaagatgctGCTAGACAAGGTGGCGTTTTCATCCGGTCTGGCGCGTTCCACCAAACTGGCCGCTCTTGAAGAGTCTCTGGAACGATACATTGACTCGCTGAAGATGCTGACAGACCATCTGGCTACAGGAGAGAAACTGCGAGTCACCGAGAGGGAGGTTCTCACTAAGACCGGACAGCTACTGCAACTCAGAGGCCAGCTCAACCTGTACTCGGAACTCATCGAGACCCCTGACTTGTACTGGAGCGAACCTGAGCTCGAACGACTTTACGCCCTGATTTCCAAGAACTTGGACATTGGACCGCGGATTGGTATTCTCAACAGAAAGCTCGACTACGCGAGTGAAGTTGTGGCGATTCTGAAGGCTCATATGGCTGAGAAACAGAGTGTTCGTCTCGAATGGATGATCATCGTTCTGATTATGATCGAAGTTGGCTTCGAGTGTATCCACTTTTGGGAAAAGTACCGAACCAAGGATGACGTTAAGGTGGAGATCAAGGTGCCGGACACCTACTACCCTTCTGCTTGA
- a CDS encoding uncharacterized protein (Compare to YALI0D19888g, similar to KLLA0C09504g Kluyveromyces lactis IPF 6178.1, similar to Saccharomyces cerevisiae YOR262W; ancestral locus Anc_8.712), translating to MFGQLIIGPPGSGKSTYAYGMYQFLNAIGRKVSVINMDPANDHVQYPCALDIRDFVQLEDVMTEQNLGPNGGIMYALEEVETDVDGFVNKIKELGDNEYLLFDCPGQVELFTHHGALQRIFKRLEKQEKARLCVVNLVDSHYITKPSLYVSVLLLTLRSMLQLDLPQVNVLSKIDLIHRYGTLDFNLDYYTEVQDLHHLFPLLEKEAGMTKYAKLTEAIAEVVEDFGLVAYEVLAVEDKKSMIQLLTTIDKATGYLFGSTEVGGDSFWAEATRQGGYVGGVSDIQERWIDYKDEYDEEARKEHEEKLKEAEEATRPLTADEEWEQALQDYEEGMGGPAIKRENK from the coding sequence atgttCGGACAGCTGATTATCGGACCGCCAGGGTCGGGAAAATCGACCTACGCCTATGGAATGTACCAGTTTCTCAATGCCATTGGTCGCAAAGTCTCAGTGATCAATATGGATCCTGCCAACGACCATGTCCAGTATCCGTGCGCTTTGGACATTCGAGACTTTGTGCAGCTGGAGGATGTCATGACGGAACAGAACCTGGGACCCAATGGAGGCATCATGTATgctttggaggaggtggagacgGATGTGGACGGGTTTGTtaacaagatcaaggagctgggaGACAATGAGTACCTGCTGTTCGACTGTCCCGGCCAGGTGGAGCTGTTTACACATCATGGCGCGCTGCAGAGGATATTCAAGCGGCTGGAAAAGCAGGAGAAGGCGCGTCTCTGCGTGGTCAACCTCGTCGATTCGCATTACATCACCAAACCATCTCTTTACGTGTCAGTCTTGTTGCTCACTCTGCGATCTATGCTTCAGCTCGATCTGCCCCAGGTGAACGTGCTGAGCAAGATCGACTTGATCCACCGCTATGGAACGCTCGACTTCAACCTCGACTATTACACAGAAGTGCAGGATTTGCACCACTTGTTCCCTCTGCTGGAAAAGGAGGCAGGAATGACCAAGTATGCCAAGCTGACGGAGGCTATTGCAGAGGTAGTTGAAGACTTCGGTCTGGTAGCCTACGAGGTGCTGGCGGTGGAGGACAAAAAGAGCATGATCCAGCTGCTCACAACTATAGATAAGGCGACAGGCTACTTGTTTGGAAGTACCGAGGTCGGCGGAGACTCGTTCTGGGCGGAAGCAACTCGACAGGGAGGATATGTGGGTGGAGTTTCTGATATCCAGGAACGGTGGATCGATTACAAGGACGAATACGATGAGGAAGCGCGAAAGGAGCACGAagagaagctcaaggaggcagaagaggcCACTAGACCTTTGACTGCGGACGAAGAGTGGGAGCAGGCTCTACAGGATTATGAAGAGGGTATGGGAGGTCCTGCTATTAAGCGGGAGAACAAGTGA
- a CDS encoding uncharacterized protein (Compare to YALI0D19998g, similar to uniprot|Q6CI45 Yarrowia lipolytica YALI0A01848g), giving the protein MLTHDEPTCDATNNEAQQPQIDRLVDSFRESTAASQLIWMIWNLGHLFGTPITNIIKFLVFIYSLGEGEMPEGKTKAEQVEIVRKAFVQALMTMFEKPPGFPATLPDYCTYEMAGHIIMSHAGKNGLFPFRELDWTAELRAMDKAGDNVLDGMEIDMLKSVLGLEQQDKEMALEIITERYPHRNKATWRSLAAAWEETATNRYKGISRTSLENGDQVAMYLNHFKHRFPGAYGKKRLRTSVHDRVLAAAYKARYFCRSKDGKVARIMHYRFPHRSASQWQGLMNSTFDQWLQLYNFPKFYDDRSWMAYYRAQKDSIEASRRRSLKGKEKEA; this is encoded by the coding sequence ATGCTGACTCACGATGAACCAACATGTGATGCTACCAATAATGAAGCCCAACAGCCCCAGATTGACAGACTCGTCGATTCCTTTCGCGAGTCGACAGCCGCTAGTCAACTCATCTGGATGATCTGGAACCTGGGCCACTTGTTTGGTACTCCCATCACCAATATCATCAAATTCCTCGTCTTCATTTATTCGTTAGGTGAAGGAGAAATGCCCGAGGGcaagaccaaggccgagcagGTCGAGATTGTGCGCAAGGCGTTTGTCCAAGCACTGATGACCATGTTTGAAAAACCCCCAGGATTTCCAGCCACCCTTCCGGACTATTGCACCTACGAAATGGCGGGCCATATTATCATGTCCCACGCCGGAAAAAATGGTCTCTTTCCCTTTCGCGAGCTCGATTGGACAGCTGAGTTGCGTGCTATGGATAAAGCAGGAGACAATGTGTTGGACGGTATGGAAATCGATATGCTCAAGTCTGTCCTTGGATTAGAGCAACAGGACAAGGAAATGGCTCTCGAGATTATCACCGAGCGATACCCACACCGAAACAAGGCTACATGGCGATCACTGGCAGCTGCTTGGGAAGAGACTGCTACAAATCGATACAAAGGTATTTCCAGGACGTCTCTAGAGAATGGAGATCAAGTGGCAATGTATCTCAATCATTTCAAACATCGATTTCCCGGCGCATACGGCAAGAAACGCTTGCGTACTAGTGTGCATGACCGTGTTTTGGCAGCTGCTTACAAAGCACGGTACTTTTGTCGATCTAAAGATGGAAAAGTAGCACGTATCATGCACTACAGGTTCCCTCACCGATCCGCTTCTCAGTGGCAGGGTCTTATGAACTCCACCTTTGATCAATGGCTGCAGCTTTACAACTTTCCAAAGTTTTACGATGATCGATCTTGGATGGCGTACTATCGTGCTCAGAAGGACAGTATCGAGGCATCACGGAGGCGAAGTCTCAAGGGCAAAGAAAAGGAGGCTTAG
- a CDS encoding uncharacterized protein (Compare to YALI0D19932g, some similarities with DEHA0F11814g Debaryomyces hansenii IPF 8200.1), translating into MRTMRPLGSVGRVAEVVHRSSCCRHYSTKDLGSKKTDTNKKTSREQGADHYDRIFAFMDGIPPATAESIIGRSSTRDRVSHTGERIRKLDFDVEDLIKPGRREVAPAAPKRESKQPGTKSLMTVLSKQLEKEHLKFQGQQRELEWSNKEAQHKKAAPVKTHTPQWQETPSSIKTVEDQDYAYVTQGGEAIFTKERPPSLASEDLFSVLNRNPHPETYAKSINKLESKGWRYIGCGYPSDLVVFARPKRRRYGWIKQIMGTSALAFVVTYTLLEIDERWTGTKRRAQWEREREQRRRDHERDIKALEERECSCSIRG; encoded by the coding sequence ATGCGCACTATGAGACCATTAGGCAGCGTGGGAAGGGTGGCTGAAGTGGTACATCGCAGCTCGTGCTGTCGCCATTATTCTACCAAGGACTTGGGAAGCAAAAAGACCGACACGAACAAGAAGACCTCAAGGGAACAAGGAGCAGATCACTACGACCGGATCTTTGCATTTATGGACGGAATTCCACCGGCCACGGCTGAGAGCATCATCGGGCGGTCATCGACGCGAGATCGAGTGTCACATACGGGCGAACGAATCCGTAAACTCGATTTCGACGTGGAGGACCTCATCAAACCTGGACGTCGAGAAGTGGCTCCAGCAGCGCCGAAACGGGAGTCCAAGCAACCGGGCACAAAGTCGCTCATGACGGTGTTGAGcaagcagctcgagaaggAGCATCTCAAGTTCCAGGGCCAGCAGCGAGAGCTGGAGTGGTCCAATAAGGAGGCCCAGcacaagaaggctgccCCTGTCAAAACACACACTCCCCAGTGGCAGGAGACGCCCAGTTCGATCAAGACGGTCGAGGACCAGGATTATGCATACGTGACACAAGGAGGTGAGGCGATTTTCACCAAGGAAAGGCCTCCTTCGCTGGCCAGTGAAGATCTCTTTTCTGTGCTCAACAGAAACCCCCATCCAGAGACCTATGCCAAGAGCATCAACAAACTGGAGTCTAAGGGGTGGCGGTACATTGGATGTGGATATCCCTCCGATCTGGTTGTTTTCGCACGACCCAAACGGCGGCGATATGGCTGGATCAAACAGATTATGGGAACCTCGGCCCTGGCGTTTGTCGTCACTTATACGCTGTTGGAGATTGATGAGCGATGGACAGGGACTAAACGACGAGCCCAATGGGAGCGAGAGCGAGAACAGCGACGAAGAGACCACGAGAGAGATATCAAGGCATTGGAGGAACGCGAGTGCAGTTGTTCCATTAGAGGTTGA
- a CDS encoding uncharacterized protein (Compare to YALI0D19954g, similar to DEHA0F11836g Debaryomyces hansenii, similar to Saccharomyces cerevisiae TMA16 (YOR252W); ancestral locus Anc_8.695), translating into MPIGRSMRTVKDKIKGSEKQLHPYARKFKQVNRASLREDKLVQKKTERMNARSDHSTRVMFFAEIAKKSPEKLSWTVEEIKDITEVYLSRDDDELAALKKARRPGRPASSKQDMLQMRTDKERHEYKTGYLVPHLGDEETVRALKMYKGTGNMSNAVFIRIRPDSETYGEPEKSMR; encoded by the coding sequence ATGCCCATCGGACGATCTATGAGAACAGTCAAGGACAAAATCAAGGGCTCggagaagcagctccaCCCTTACGCTCGAAAGTTCAAACAGGTGAACCGAGCTTCGCTGCGGGAAGACAAGCtggtccagaagaagactgaGCGAATGAACGCTCGCTCAGACCACTCTACTCGAGTCATGTTTTTTGCAGAAATCGCCAAGAAGAGCCCCGAAAAGCTCTCCTGGACGGTGGAGGAAATCAAGGATATCACAGAGGTCTATCTGTCTcgagatgacgacgagctggCTGCCCTCAAGAAAGCCCGTCGACCTGGCCGACCTGCGTCCAGCAAACAGGACATGTTGCAAATGAGAaccgacaaggagcgaCACGAGTACAAAACTGGCTACCTGGTGCCCCATCTgggagacgaggagacTGTTCGAGCTCTCAAGATGTACAAGGGAACTGGAAACATGTCCAATGCCGTGTTCATTCGAATCCGTCCCGACTCTGAGACTTATGGCGAGCCCGAAAAGTCCATGAGATAG
- a CDS encoding uncharacterized protein (Compare to YALI0D19976g, no similarity) has product MPRYTAEVMYELAKSPLSGLEASNTDLNSLKVIKRRESLLYRKSFGNNPDALRRFREEAEERKPVEISIDVEDVAESDISLTEYANRYLSQKGNVGRKNKGGDAVHPKFAIALAATQAKTSKSGRGSSSNSFAAFADADENNDESAVAEEDDDDGWNTVPARNHVPTHPWHRAAARKSFGADHHRPSFNSSNKTTGVYFDARRCERRPSLTRDDVNRYFEPAKSSKFHRETRRDSDGRLNSNSRHAKAGTTQEIEWAAVDTSKALSSFSIGASHARETSQFEEWKKRNHEIKSVDMETRYPEDKSGGNISPVVSPLSGGFATVAPMAPMATVAPLTPPGLSRDDRPVEDGSAVSRGGAGLGILQAAPLSPPFERTHAAEPGMSGKPNYFASEMANTSTCTGSPVAHVQGFASPPMAHVPGPSMRGLGSPIQVAVPSMGSPHPRIAPHPGMAPGPGMASGPGMASGPGMRPMAPMAPPGPYFAVVLPPEICDQIRRGLLPPPPPPPPMHMMWRGGPLPPGVGIPVPVMPW; this is encoded by the exons ATGCCTCGATACACTGCTGAAGTGATGTacgagctggccaagtcGCCGCTCTCTGGTCTGGAAGCCAGCAACACCGACCTGAACTCTCTCAAGGTCATCAAGCGACG TGAGTCGCTTCTGTACCGAAAGTCATTCGGTAACAACCCAGATGCTCTCCGACGGTTCCgtgaggaggccgaggaaCGAAAGCCCGTGGAGATCTCCATTGATGTAGAGGATGTCGCCGAGTCGGACATTTCTCTGACTGAGTACGCCAACCGATACCTGTCGCAGAAGGGCAACGTTGGCCGAAAGAACAAGGGTGGCGATGCCGTGCACCCCAAGTTTGCCATTGCTCTGGCTGCCACCCAGGCCAAGACCTCCAAGTCTGGCCGAGGATcttcctccaactccttTGCTGCCTTTGCTGACGCTGACGAAAACAACGACGAGTCTGCTGtcgccgaggaggacgatgacgatGGATGGAACACTGTCCCCGCCCGAAACCACGTACCCACTCATCCTTGGCACcgggctgctgctcgaaagAGCTTTGGTGCTGACCACCACCGACCCTCGTTCAATAGTAGCAACAAGACCACTGGAGTTTATTTTGACGCCCGTAGATGTGAAAGACGACCCAGCCTTACGCGGGATGATGTCAATAGGTATTTTGAGCCTGCCAAGAGCTCCAAATTCCACAGAGAGACCCGAAGAGATTCAGACGGTCGACTCAACAGTAACAGCCGACATGCCAAGGCAGGCACGACGCAAGAAATCGAATGGGCCGCGGTGGACACCAGTAAAGCGCTCTCATCGTTTTCCATTGGTGCCTCCCATGCCCGAGAGACGAGCCAGTTTgaggagtggaagaagcGCAACCACGAGATAAAGAGTGTAGATATGGAGACGAGATACCCAGAAGACAAGTCCGGCGGTAATATCAGCCCCGTGGTGTCTCCTTTATCGGGAGGCTTTGCTACGGTGGCTCCAATGGCTCCAATGGCTACAGTGGCTCCTctgactcctccaggacTGTCTCGTGACGATAGACCCGTGGAGGACGGGAGTGCCGTCAGCAGAGGAGGTGCCGGTTTGGGAATCCTCCAGGCGGCGCCTTTGAGTCCTCCCTTTGAGAGAACCCATGCTGCTGAGCCCGGAATGAGCGGCAAGCCCAACTATTTTGCCAGTGAGATGGccaatacaagtacttgcacaGGCTCTCCTGTGGCACATGTGCAGGGCTTTGCTTCTCCTCCTATGGCACACGTTCCTGGACCATCCATGAGAGGACTAGGATCTCCTATCCAGGTTGCAGTTCCCAGTATGGGTAGTCCTCATCCCAGAATAGCGCCTCATCCTGGAATGGCTCCTGGCCCTGGAATGgcttctggccctggaatggcttctggccctggaaTGCGTCCCATGGCACCAATGGCACCTCCAGGTCCATACTTTGCAGTGGTTCTACCACCGGAAATTTGTGATCAGATCAGGCGAGGACTgctccctcctcctcctcctcctcccccaaTGCACATGATGTGGAGAGGCGGCCCTCTTCCCCCTGGGGTGGGCATCCCTGTTCCTGTTATGCCGTGGTGA
- a CDS encoding uncharacterized protein (Compare to YALI0D20042g, similar to Saccharomyces cerevisiae EFR3 (YMR212C); ancestral locus Anc_8.727, weakly similar to uniprot|Q03653 Saccharomyces cerevisiae YMR212c EFR3 weak similarity to myosins conserved ubiquitous membrane protein required for cell viability singleton), giving the protein MAPGIPKPRHQRLVLQCYPDGQAADKKPNPSELSYLLFYVNHRRVKLEKVGPFLENKCYKDVSRGRQGNVMVALDIFAKLIEECHEDLNLFAQNVVNTLLDVVNSGDLLLCQHSNKVFALFCQYHDGGLFLGDPEFVRSFKQLLEVYVNMAKVPNGPNSVQWKIVGLEAAKSIAGSAAIATQTGSTSISPIVHLLLSSLQESQSDLEQLDHSLDLGGGLPDNIGGSKRNSMHQDAIDNFIHEESPEKQVRYLSFHALRTFFDTTSVVQIQSATRAIVTYIINSNVPEHWATSLVVIVAKWAPVQYRFVILVSLVEMLVAMSPNNVKSELVVAALIHALLSSTVNMVGLSVMDILGSLLNKQAAIIKHAQSNNEASGAFEELIDKLSACMISLGTHIYYADQISDMVGEVLWRCTDPATAGQTGHAVSADDGTGLQIKRPTRRVFTTLSANNAELQHSSDESVGAATGGTANGSAGVGSFSHDNSPDVLIRRLAIVEGFFRLQNEEQDMTAHNSVPLSAWDGTQYLLNHDSAIVKEAYVFCFVAFLEYEFGNPDRFQIGFGRRGYNQNVAYGFVSHLSMQLNKLITNTRATNGDFLLGNSLLQNIVIRLQQDGVVATFPHMLKAHELGRALVTGQSSESNTLAQGIIIEDIFTLYLKQVGDVSDAADLTAQAGDEVALRKKLGLWPNYLDWPVSSSSRIQDADAQIDTSMVAKMKTLSRSEVEGLFAEYVTSMPQETRAELFSDYDDVMTIHSRQQVPDENLIVGKARSLKQLNAGSILERQTMRDGWLGDDVKNNKFAEERKGFTPTVSDLKGAMGGNAYVSKEPIAQKFDPQTFLNTWTVTDNLGGLTV; this is encoded by the coding sequence ATGGCGCCCGGAATCCCAAAACCGCGACACCAGCGACTGGTGCTGCAGTGCTACCCCGACGGCCAGGCCGCGGACAAAAAACCCAACCCCTCAGAGCTGTCGTATCTGCTCTTCTACGTGAACCACAGACGAGTCAAGCTGGAAAAGGTCGGACCGTTCCTCGAGAACAAATGCTACAAGGACGTGAGCCGAGGCCGCCAGGGCAACGTCATGGTGGCGCTCGACATCTTTGCAAAGCTCATCGAAGAGTGCCACGAAGACCTCAACCTGTTTGCTCAGAACGTGGTCAACACCCTGCTGGACGTGGTCAACTCCGGagacctgctgctgtgccAGCACTCCAACAAGGTCTTTGCGCTCTTCTGCCAGTACCACGACGGAGGCCTGTTTCTGGGCGACCCCGAGTTTGTGCGGTCcttcaagcagctgctcgaggTCTACGTGAACATGGCCAAGGTGCCCAACGGCCCCAACAGCGTGCAGTGGAAGATTGTGGGCCTCGAAGCTGCCAAGAGCATtgctggctctgctgcCATTGCCACCCAGACCGGATCCACCTCCATTTCCCCCATTGTCCACCTTCTGCTGTCCTCTCTGCAAGAGTCCCAGTCTGATCTGGAACAGCTGGACCACTCCCTGGATCTCGGAGGAGGCCTCCCAGACAACATTGGAGGCTCCAAGCGAAACTCTATGCACCAGGACGCCATCGACAACTTCATTCACGAGGAGTCGCCCGAAAAACAGGTCAGATACCTGTCGTTCCACGCCCTGCGCACATTCTTCGACACAACCTCCGTGGTGCAGATCCAGAGTGCCACACGAGCCATTGTCACATacatcatcaactccaacgtGCCCGAGCACTGGGCAACGTCGCTGGTGGTCATTGTGGCCAAGTGGGCTCCTGTCCAGTACCGGTTTGTGATCCTCGTCTCGCTGGTTGAGATGCTCGTGGCCATGTCGCCTAACAATGTCAAGTCCGAACTCGTGGTTGCCGCCTTGATCCACGCCTTGCTCTCCTCTACAGTCAACATGGTCGGCCTGTCCGTTATGGACATTCTGGGATCGCTACTCAACAAGCAGGCTGCCATCATCAAGCACGCCCAGTCCAACAATGAGGCCAGCGGCGCCTTCGAGGAGCTCATTGACAAGCTTTCGGCCTGCATGATCTCCCTGGGAACCCACATTTACTACGCCGACCAGATTTCCGATATGGTTGGAGAGGTTCTGTGGCGATGTACTGACCCTGCTACTGCTGGACAAACCGGCCATGCCGTGTCTGCGGACGACGGAACTGGCCTGCAGATCAAACGACCCACCCGTCGAGTTTTTACCACTCTGTCCGCCAACAACGCGGAGCTGCAGCACTCCTCCGACGAGTCTGTGGGTGCCGCCACAGGCGGAACTGCCAACGGAAGCGCCGGTGTTGGCTCTTTCAGCCACGACAACTCCCCCGACGTGCTCATTCGACGTCTGGCTATCGTCGAGGGTTTCTTCCGACTCCAGAACGAGGAGCAGGACATGACTGCCCACAACTCGGTACCTCTTTCGGCTTGGGACGGCACTCAGTATCTGCTCAACCACGACTCGGCCATCGTCAAGGAGGCCTACGTCTTCTGCTTCGTTGCTTTCCTCGAGTACGAGTTTGGCAACCCTGACAGATTCCAGATTGGATTTGGGCGACGTGGATACAACCAGAACGTGGCCTACGGCTTTGTATCCCATCTTTCCATgcagctcaacaagctcatcaccaacactCGAGCAACTAACGGAGATTTCCTGCTTGGAAACTCGCTGCTTCAGAATATTGTCATTCGTCTGCAGCAAGATGGTGTGGTCGCTACCTTCCCTCATATGCTCAAGGCCCATGAGCTTGGCCGTGCTCTTGTCACCGGTCAGTCCTCGGAGTCCAACACTCTGGCCCAGGGAATCATCATCGAGGACATCTTTACTCTCTACCTCAAAcaggttggagatgtttcTGATGCTGCTGATCTGACTGCGCAGGCTGGTGACGAGGTGGCTCTTCGAAAGAAGCTGGGTCTGTGGCCCAACTACCTTGACTGGCCcgtctcctcgtcgtctcGCATTCAGGATGCCGACGCTCAGATTGATACCTCCATGGTCGCCAAGATGAAGACTCTTTCTCGTTCTGAGGTGGAGGGTCTGTTTGCCGAGTATGTCACCAGCATGCCCCAGGAGACTCGGGCTGAGCTTTTCTCTGACTACGATGACGTCATGACTATTCACTCTCGACAACAGGTTCCCGATGAGAACCTGATTGTCGGCAAGGCTCGAtctctcaagcagctcaacgCTGGCTCTATTCTCGAGCGACAGACCATGCGAGATGGATGGCTGGGAGACGATGTTAAGAACAACAAGTTCGCCGAGGAGCGAAAGGGTTTCACTCCAACTGTTTCCGATCTCAAGGGCGCCATGGGCGGCAACGCTTACGTGAGCAAGGAGCCCATTGCACAGAAGTTTGATCCTCAGACGTTCCTCAACACGTGGACCGTGACGGATAATTTGGGTGGATTAACCGTTTAG
- a CDS encoding uncharacterized protein (Compare to YALI0D19910g, similar to uniprot|Q08723 Saccharomyces cerevisiae YOR261c RPN8 26S proteasome regulatory subunit, similar to Saccharomyces cerevisiae RPN8 (YOR261C); ancestral locus Anc_8.711): MTTVEPAQNGSAPAVPTTLVSSLPYEQVTVAPLVLLSVVDHYNRIAMNTKKRVVGVLLGDNTGNTIRVTNSYAIPFEEDDKQPDVWFLDHNFVENMGDMFKKINAKEKLIGWYHSGPNLRASDLQINELFKRYTPNPLLLIVDIQPQEVGVPTDAYFAIEDIKDDGSATDRTFVHVPSSIEAEEAEEIGVEHLLRDVRDAAAGNLSVRITNQLMSLQSLHKRLHEIANYLQKVVEGQLPLNHVILGKLQDVFNLLPNVSVSSSDDSLTDAAKTTDERAKAFAVKSNDELMIVYLSTLVRAIIAFHNLIENKIENKENLKEEEDKEETKEGDKDKKKE; the protein is encoded by the coding sequence ATGACGACAGTAGAACCCGCGCAGAACGGATCGGCACCAGCAGTCCCCACGACTCTGGTGTCGTCATTGCCCTACGAGCAAGTGACGGTCGCCCCCCTGGTGCTGCTTTCGGTAGTGGACCATTACAACCGAATCGCCATGAACACAAAAAAGCGGGTGGTCGGCGTGCTTCTGGGCGACAACACCGGCAACACGATCCGAGTCACCAACTCGTACGCCATTCCCTTtgaggaagacgacaaGCAGCCCGACGTGTGGTTTCTGGACCACAACTTTGTGGAGAACATGGGCGACAtgttcaagaagatcaacgCCAAGGAAAAGCTCATTGGATGGTACCACTCGGGTCCCAATCTGCGAGCCTCCGATctccagatcaacgagCTCTTCAAGCGATACACCCCCAACCCCCTGCTACTGATTGTCGACATCCAGCCTCAGGAAGTGGGTGTCCCCACCGATGCCTACTTTGCCATTGAGGACATTAAGGACGACGGCAGCGCCACCGACAGAACGTTTGTGCACGTGCCGTCGTCCAttgaggccgaggaggccgaggagattggTGTGGAGCATCTGCTGCGAGATGTGCGAGACGCCGCGGCCGGCAACCTGTCTGTGCGAATCACCAACCAGCTTATGTCCCTGCAATCGCTCCACAAACGGCTTCACGAGATTGCAAACTACCTGCAAAAGGTGGTCGAGGGCCAGTTGCCTCTGAACCATGTGATTCTTGGTAAGCTGCAGGATGTGTTCAACCTGCTGCCCAACGTTTCTGTTTCGTCTTCTGACGACTCTCTCACCGACGCTGCTAAGACCACTGACGAGCGGGCCAAGGCCTTTGCTGTCAAGTCCAACGACGAGCTCATGATTGTCTACCTCTCCACTCTGGTCCGAGCCATCATTGCCTTCCACAACCTGATCGAGAACAAGATcgagaacaaggagaacctcaaggaggaggaggataaggaggagaccaaggagggagacaaggacaagaagaaggagtga